One part of the Sorangiineae bacterium MSr11954 genome encodes these proteins:
- a CDS encoding HAD-IA family hydrolase produces MSSVRLATPDAVLFDLDGTLIDSCADIAAACNHALVTHGRAALAGETIRTYVGDGARVLLARAFGLPRESTELDAPLAAFHAYYRAHPVDQTTLLPGARASLDALRDRKRILATNKPRDTTLLVLEGLGLLGDFDAIRGGGDGPLKPHPFTLLSALEEVGVAPARAWMVGDGPQDVGAGKAAACGATIGVLDGFVTRERLYAAEPDVVLGSLDELVPLLSSAM; encoded by the coding sequence GTGAGCTCTGTTCGCCTTGCCACCCCCGATGCGGTTCTCTTCGACCTCGACGGTACGCTGATTGATTCGTGCGCCGATATTGCGGCTGCGTGCAACCATGCGTTGGTCACCCATGGCCGCGCGGCGCTCGCCGGCGAGACCATTCGAACGTATGTGGGCGATGGCGCCCGTGTTCTGCTCGCGCGGGCCTTCGGGCTCCCGCGCGAGTCGACGGAGCTCGACGCCCCGCTGGCCGCCTTTCATGCGTACTACCGCGCGCACCCGGTCGACCAGACCACCTTGCTCCCCGGCGCGCGCGCGTCGCTCGATGCCCTCCGCGACCGCAAACGCATCCTGGCGACGAACAAACCGCGCGATACCACCTTGCTCGTGCTGGAGGGGCTCGGGCTCCTCGGCGACTTCGACGCGATCCGCGGAGGCGGGGATGGCCCGCTCAAGCCGCACCCGTTCACGCTCCTCTCGGCCCTCGAGGAGGTCGGCGTGGCGCCGGCGCGCGCGTGGATGGTCGGCGACGGCCCGCAGGACGTGGGCGCCGGAAAAGCCGCGGCGTGCGGCGCGACCATCGGCGTGCTCGATGGATTCGTCACCCGGGAGCGGCTCTATGCCGCGGAGCCGGACGTCGTCCTCGGCTCGCTCGACGAGCTGGTGCCGCTGCTGTCATCGGCTATGTGA
- a CDS encoding sulfatase-like hydrolase/transferase: MAPVLFGWLKRLTVALAGGAVAAMLVAAMEARACFSAGSGANAPRYIDLLLADAAVVLPIALLLAAVLGCVMSFLEPDRPYSWREHLATLRAQPVLMRSRTAAIVPLAIFVGLLWIVLVANLARQLFARGAALEVGMELSLASMAILAGLSAVALSFVPPLRRVLATGAAEHPWFIDPVATGAVALLLSIVVFAYGVSAGDTGGEGGGALGIFGVLKRSELDLRPIVDLLAITAGAYTAPIALARRRVSVFRWVVCALVAFAPLGLTAREARALNDAPFVTRSLERDAPLGSIAIAVLRKVTDRDHDGASAYFGGGDCDDRDPKRSPLALDVPGNGIDEDCSGSDTPLPSAPGSSSTGGANAANGAKANGAAGGAGRAKAELPNDLNLILITVDTLRPDVGFMGYDKAVTPNLDRLAEKSVIFDRAYSFASYTGKSLGPLLIGKYPSETLRNGSHFNTYDKANVFVTERLHDARIRTFGAASHWYFEKRSGLAQGMDEWDTSAKPATGQGDTDTSVTSKELTDAALKLLAKPENVSGRFFMWLHYFDPHAQYAPHAEAPNFLPEGAKGASKISKAAYDGEVWFVDHHIGRILEQLAAQPWGKKTAIVVTADHGEAFGEHHMNWHGHEIWEVLIRVPLLVYVPGLSPHHVPVKRGAVDLVPTLLDIMHVEAPPGELSGQSLIDDLLGAKGDTFAERDVYIDMPLGPYTGMRRAILHGPTPGMKLIHFGGNNYSLFDLAADPDEKDDLAQDKARFRPVYEAFQATRARMKEIDVKPEP, from the coding sequence ATGGCGCCCGTACTTTTCGGTTGGCTCAAACGACTCACCGTCGCGCTCGCGGGGGGCGCCGTGGCGGCGATGCTGGTCGCGGCGATGGAGGCCCGCGCATGCTTCTCGGCTGGAAGCGGCGCCAACGCGCCCCGCTACATCGATCTCTTGCTGGCCGACGCCGCGGTAGTCCTGCCGATTGCCCTCCTTTTGGCGGCCGTTTTGGGCTGCGTCATGTCCTTCCTGGAGCCCGATCGCCCGTACTCCTGGCGCGAGCACCTGGCCACGTTGCGCGCGCAGCCCGTCCTGATGCGCTCGCGCACGGCGGCCATCGTGCCCTTGGCCATCTTCGTGGGGCTCCTCTGGATCGTGCTGGTCGCCAACCTGGCGCGGCAGCTCTTTGCGCGCGGGGCGGCCCTCGAGGTCGGGATGGAGCTCTCGCTCGCCTCGATGGCCATCCTGGCGGGGCTCTCGGCGGTGGCGCTCTCCTTCGTTCCGCCGCTGCGCCGGGTGCTGGCCACCGGCGCCGCCGAGCACCCCTGGTTCATCGATCCGGTGGCCACGGGCGCGGTGGCGTTGCTCCTCTCCATCGTGGTGTTCGCGTACGGCGTCTCGGCGGGGGACACCGGGGGTGAAGGCGGCGGCGCGCTCGGCATCTTCGGCGTCCTGAAACGCTCCGAGCTGGATCTGCGCCCCATCGTCGATCTGTTGGCCATCACCGCCGGCGCCTACACCGCGCCGATCGCGCTGGCGCGCCGCCGGGTGTCGGTGTTTCGTTGGGTGGTGTGCGCGCTGGTCGCCTTCGCGCCGCTGGGCCTCACCGCGCGCGAGGCCCGCGCCTTGAACGACGCGCCCTTCGTGACGCGCAGCCTCGAGCGCGACGCGCCGCTGGGCAGCATCGCCATCGCCGTTTTGCGCAAGGTCACCGACCGCGATCACGATGGCGCATCGGCGTATTTCGGCGGCGGCGACTGCGACGATCGCGATCCGAAGCGCTCGCCGCTGGCCCTCGACGTGCCTGGAAATGGCATCGACGAAGATTGCTCCGGGAGCGACACCCCCCTGCCGTCTGCGCCAGGATCCTCGAGCACCGGCGGGGCCAACGCGGCCAACGGCGCCAAGGCGAACGGTGCGGCCGGGGGCGCGGGTCGTGCGAAGGCGGAGCTGCCGAACGACTTGAACCTCATTTTGATCACGGTCGACACCTTGCGGCCCGACGTGGGCTTCATGGGGTACGACAAGGCGGTGACCCCGAACTTGGACCGCCTGGCGGAGAAGTCGGTCATCTTCGATCGGGCCTACAGCTTCGCCTCTTACACGGGAAAGAGCCTTGGCCCGCTGCTCATCGGCAAGTACCCGAGCGAGACCCTTCGAAACGGCTCCCACTTCAACACCTACGACAAGGCCAACGTCTTCGTGACCGAGCGCCTCCACGACGCGCGCATCCGCACCTTCGGGGCCGCCTCGCACTGGTACTTCGAGAAGCGCAGCGGGCTCGCGCAAGGGATGGACGAGTGGGACACCTCGGCCAAGCCCGCCACCGGCCAAGGCGACACCGACACCTCGGTCACCAGCAAGGAGCTCACGGACGCCGCGCTCAAGCTGCTGGCCAAGCCCGAGAACGTCTCGGGCCGTTTCTTCATGTGGCTCCACTACTTCGATCCGCACGCGCAATATGCGCCGCACGCGGAGGCTCCGAACTTTTTACCGGAGGGTGCCAAGGGGGCGAGCAAGATCTCCAAGGCGGCCTACGACGGCGAGGTGTGGTTCGTCGATCACCACATCGGCCGCATCCTCGAGCAGCTGGCGGCGCAGCCCTGGGGAAAGAAGACCGCCATCGTGGTCACCGCGGACCATGGCGAGGCGTTCGGCGAGCACCATATGAACTGGCACGGTCACGAGATCTGGGAGGTGCTGATCCGGGTGCCGCTGCTCGTCTATGTGCCGGGGCTCTCGCCGCACCATGTTCCCGTCAAGCGCGGCGCCGTGGATCTGGTGCCGACCCTGCTCGACATCATGCACGTGGAGGCGCCGCCGGGGGAGCTCTCCGGCCAGAGCCTCATCGACGATCTCCTGGGGGCCAAGGGCGATACCTTCGCCGAGCGCGACGTCTACATCGATATGCCGCTCGGCCCCTACACCGGGATGCGACGGGCCATCCTCCACGGCCCAACGCCGGGGATGAAGTTGATCCACTTCGGCGGAAACAACTACAGCCTGTTCGACCTCGCCGCCGATCCCGACGAAAAGGACGATCTCGCGCAGGACAAGGCCCGCTTCCGCCCGGTCTACGAGGCGTTTCAGGCGACGCGCGCGCGCATGAAGGAAATCGACGTCAAGCCGGAGCCGTAG
- a CDS encoding tyrosine recombinase XerC — translation MAYLRDEKRASPHTVSAYRRDLTSLVVFFRERGSELPKNPRASAPRAGRVQDLDVYFLRGWLGQLARTVTPNSMSRKLAALRTWMRWMRRRGILETSPADELASPKVKKPLPTFVSVDAAKQVVEAPETDIAAGKRDRALLELLYGSGLRVSELSGLSLSQLDLPGATARVLGKGSKERYVPLGRLCVEALTEYLAVRSELRHRRTLAIDPHAVFLSTRGRRLGVRAIERIVAKYGALGAGRADLYPHALRHTCATHLLEGGADLRSIQELLGHSSLSTTQRYTHVSMDHLMRVYDAAHPLARARIPK, via the coding sequence GTGGCGTATTTGCGCGATGAGAAGCGGGCGTCGCCGCACACGGTTTCGGCGTACCGGCGGGACTTGACGAGCCTGGTGGTGTTTTTTCGCGAGCGGGGCTCGGAGCTGCCCAAGAACCCCCGCGCGAGCGCGCCCCGCGCCGGACGGGTGCAGGATTTGGACGTGTACTTTTTGCGCGGGTGGCTCGGGCAGCTGGCGCGCACGGTGACGCCGAACTCCATGTCGCGGAAGTTGGCGGCGCTTCGCACGTGGATGCGATGGATGCGCCGGCGCGGCATTTTGGAGACCAGCCCCGCCGACGAGCTGGCCAGCCCCAAGGTGAAAAAGCCGCTGCCGACATTCGTGTCGGTCGACGCCGCCAAGCAAGTGGTGGAGGCCCCCGAGACGGACATCGCCGCGGGCAAGCGCGATCGGGCGCTGCTCGAGCTGCTCTATGGCTCGGGCCTGCGCGTGAGCGAGCTCTCGGGCCTCTCGCTTTCGCAGCTGGATTTGCCGGGCGCGACCGCGCGCGTGCTCGGCAAAGGCTCCAAAGAACGCTATGTGCCGCTCGGGCGCCTCTGCGTGGAGGCCCTCACCGAGTACCTGGCGGTTCGCTCGGAGCTCCGGCATCGCCGAACCCTGGCCATCGACCCCCACGCCGTCTTTCTCAGCACCCGCGGGCGAAGGCTCGGCGTTCGTGCGATCGAGCGCATCGTCGCGAAGTACGGCGCCCTCGGGGCCGGCCGGGCGGATCTTTACCCCCACGCGCTCCGCCACACGTGCGCGACCCACCTCTTGGAAGGAGGCGCCGACCTGCGATCCATCCAGGAGCTCCTCGGCCATTCCTCGCTTTCCACCACGCAGCGCTACACCCACGTCTCGATGGATCACCTGATGCGGGTGTACGACGCCGCGCACCCTCTCGCCCGCGCGCGAATTCCGAAGTAA
- a CDS encoding aminopeptidase P N-terminal domain-containing protein, with the protein MAEARGDDAIAVVAAAQTQVRNDTVDHPFRQDSDFYYLTGFEEPDAILVMTTRERKTTLFVRPSDPKSEIWDGARAGIDGAKANFGADEAFNLAELDANLVKLLQNQHRLYYRIGRNRSLDARVLAAIERGRMRGRSPHHFPSEIVDPGVVLHEQRLFKSEDDLVKMRKAAAITAEAHVRAMAMARPGMNEAEIEGMFLETFRRRGAKRAAYQPIVGSGPNTTVLHYIENGRMMEEGDLLLIDAGAEYEYFASDVTRTFPVSGTFSREQRALYEVVLEAQLESIAACRAGTPIDAVHDRAVEVVTRGLVRLGLLSGEPEKLIAEEKYKPFFMHRSNHWLGMDVHDVGGYFVGAKVRPLEPGMVLTVEPGVYISKNFTNVPPEWRGIGIRIEDDVAITEREPEVLTGAIPKSVDDVERACRG; encoded by the coding sequence ATGGCAGAGGCGCGGGGGGACGATGCCATCGCGGTGGTGGCGGCGGCGCAGACCCAGGTGCGCAACGACACGGTCGATCATCCGTTCCGCCAAGACTCCGACTTTTACTATCTCACCGGCTTCGAGGAGCCGGACGCGATCCTGGTGATGACCACCCGGGAGCGCAAGACCACGCTCTTCGTGCGGCCGAGCGATCCAAAAAGTGAAATCTGGGACGGCGCCCGCGCCGGCATCGACGGCGCCAAGGCCAACTTCGGCGCCGACGAGGCGTTCAACCTGGCCGAGCTCGACGCGAACCTGGTCAAGCTGCTGCAGAACCAGCACCGCCTCTACTACCGCATCGGCCGGAATCGCTCGCTCGACGCGCGGGTGCTGGCGGCCATCGAGCGCGGGCGGATGCGAGGGCGCAGCCCGCACCATTTTCCGAGCGAGATCGTGGACCCCGGGGTGGTGCTGCACGAGCAGCGCCTCTTCAAGAGCGAGGACGACTTGGTGAAGATGCGCAAGGCGGCGGCCATCACGGCCGAGGCGCACGTGCGCGCGATGGCCATGGCCCGCCCGGGGATGAACGAGGCGGAAATCGAGGGGATGTTCCTCGAGACGTTCCGAAGGCGGGGCGCCAAGCGCGCGGCCTACCAGCCCATCGTGGGCTCGGGCCCGAACACCACCGTGCTTCACTACATCGAGAATGGTCGGATGATGGAGGAGGGCGACCTTCTCCTCATCGACGCCGGCGCCGAGTACGAATACTTCGCCAGCGACGTGACCCGCACCTTCCCCGTTTCGGGGACGTTCTCGCGGGAGCAGCGCGCGCTCTACGAGGTCGTGCTCGAGGCGCAGCTGGAGTCCATCGCGGCGTGCCGCGCGGGCACCCCCATCGACGCCGTGCACGATCGGGCCGTGGAGGTGGTGACGCGCGGTCTGGTGAGGCTCGGTCTCCTCTCGGGGGAGCCGGAGAAGCTCATCGCCGAGGAGAAGTACAAGCCGTTTTTCATGCACCGCTCCAACCACTGGCTCGGCATGGACGTCCATGACGTGGGCGGCTACTTCGTCGGCGCCAAGGTGCGGCCTTTGGAGCCGGGGATGGTGCTCACCGTCGAGCCGGGGGTGTACATATCGAAGAACTTCACGAACGTGCCGCCCGAATGGCGCGGGATTGGCATTCGCATCGAGGACGACGTGGCGATCACGGAGCGGGAGCCCGAGGTGCTGACGGGGGCCATTCCAAAGTCGGTGGACGACGTGGAACGCGCGTGCCGGGGCTAG
- a CDS encoding benzoate-CoA ligase family protein, whose product MSTNGGSWAPFPRRYNAAVDLVDRHVTEGRAERIAFRDDRRTVTYGELARRVNRAGNALLGLGMEPEQRVMLLMHDTIDFPAVFLGAIKAGLVPVPVNTLLTTEDYAHFLSDSRARALVVSEALLPKVEAALGGAAKLRSVIVAGAGDALDAANAGRGGGVPEGSRYERLEVLLEGADDALEAAPTTPDDVAFWFYSSGSTGAPKGAIHLHSHLMQTARLYAQGVLGIREDDIVFSAAKLFFAYGLGNSLTFPLSVGASSVLMAERPTPASVLRVLREHRPTIFCGVPTLFAAMLADANVTREAGSPALRVCTSAGEALPKHVGEKWRKRMGCDILDGIGTTEMLHIFLSNRPGEVRYGTSGRPVPGYELKVLGDDGVPAAAGEEGSLWVHGPTAAIAYWNQRDASRATFHGPWTRTGDRYVRDAEGYFTYLGRTDDMLKVGGIWVSPFEVESALAAHEAVLEAAVVGHADADQLVKPKAFVVLRPGVEESEALSNELKEFVKKTLAPYKYPRWVEFVAELPRTATGKIQRFRLRG is encoded by the coding sequence ATGAGCACGAACGGCGGATCGTGGGCGCCCTTTCCGCGGCGGTACAATGCGGCCGTCGACCTCGTGGATCGGCATGTGACCGAGGGGCGGGCGGAGCGCATCGCCTTTCGTGACGATCGCCGGACGGTGACGTACGGGGAGCTCGCGCGGCGGGTCAATCGGGCGGGCAATGCGCTCTTGGGGTTGGGGATGGAGCCGGAGCAGCGGGTGATGCTGCTCATGCACGATACCATCGACTTTCCGGCGGTATTTTTGGGGGCCATCAAGGCGGGATTGGTTCCCGTGCCGGTCAATACGCTCCTCACGACCGAGGACTATGCGCACTTTCTGAGCGACAGCCGAGCGCGGGCGCTGGTCGTGAGCGAGGCGCTGCTCCCCAAGGTCGAGGCGGCGCTCGGGGGCGCGGCGAAGCTCCGGTCCGTGATCGTCGCGGGTGCGGGAGATGCGCTCGATGCGGCGAACGCGGGGCGTGGGGGCGGCGTGCCCGAAGGGTCGCGGTACGAGCGGCTCGAGGTGCTCTTGGAGGGCGCGGACGACGCGCTCGAGGCGGCGCCGACCACCCCCGACGATGTGGCGTTTTGGTTCTATTCGTCGGGCTCGACGGGCGCGCCCAAAGGGGCCATTCACCTGCATTCGCATTTGATGCAAACGGCGCGGCTCTATGCGCAGGGGGTGCTGGGGATTCGAGAGGACGATATCGTCTTTTCCGCCGCCAAGCTCTTTTTCGCCTATGGGTTGGGCAACTCGCTCACCTTTCCACTTTCGGTGGGGGCCAGCTCGGTGCTCATGGCCGAACGGCCCACGCCCGCGTCGGTGCTGCGGGTGCTCCGCGAGCATCGACCGACGATTTTTTGCGGGGTGCCCACGCTCTTCGCGGCCATGTTGGCGGACGCCAATGTCACGCGGGAGGCGGGCTCGCCGGCGCTTCGCGTTTGCACCTCGGCGGGGGAAGCGCTGCCCAAGCACGTCGGGGAAAAATGGCGGAAGCGCATGGGCTGCGATATCCTGGACGGCATCGGCACCACCGAAATGTTGCATATCTTTCTCTCCAATCGCCCGGGCGAAGTTCGATATGGCACCTCGGGAAGACCGGTTCCCGGCTACGAGCTGAAGGTGCTGGGGGACGATGGCGTCCCCGCCGCCGCGGGCGAAGAAGGCTCCCTCTGGGTGCACGGGCCGACGGCGGCGATCGCCTATTGGAACCAGCGCGACGCGAGCCGCGCGACCTTCCACGGTCCGTGGACGCGCACGGGGGATCGGTACGTGCGCGACGCCGAGGGGTACTTCACGTACCTGGGTCGCACCGACGATATGCTCAAGGTGGGCGGCATTTGGGTCTCGCCCTTCGAGGTGGAGTCGGCGCTCGCGGCGCACGAGGCGGTGCTGGAGGCGGCGGTGGTGGGGCACGCCGACGCCGATCAGCTGGTGAAGCCAAAGGCGTTCGTGGTGCTCCGTCCGGGGGTCGAGGAGAGCGAGGCGCTCTCGAACGAGCTCAAGGAGTTCGTGAAGAAAACACTTGCACCTTACAAATATCCGCGTTGGGTGGAGTTCGTGGCGGAGCTGCCGAGGACGGCCACCGGGAAGATCCAGAGGTTTCGGCTTCGTGGGTGA
- a CDS encoding alpha/beta hydrolase — MGERSYIVAGGHQLEVERHRAQPRHGGAPRPVLVFLHEGLGCLAAWRDFPEALAAATGCDALVYSRWGYGGSEAVSLPRPLTYMHDEAVTLAEVLEVCAVPRAIVIGHSDGASIAILHAGGGRAGGRVRGLILEAAHVFCEDLSVRSIAAIRTAYMEGDLRERLRKHHGDQVDGAFWGWNRAWLDPDFRHWNIESALPGIEVPVLVIQGEEDVYGSIAQIESIEARCRGPVTRLLLPQCGHAPHKDQREPTLNAMAGFVSASMGS; from the coding sequence GTGGGTGAGCGCTCGTACATCGTGGCGGGCGGGCACCAGCTCGAGGTGGAGCGGCATCGCGCGCAGCCGCGCCACGGCGGAGCGCCGCGCCCGGTGCTGGTGTTCTTGCACGAGGGGCTGGGGTGCCTCGCGGCGTGGCGGGATTTTCCCGAGGCGCTGGCCGCGGCAACGGGGTGCGATGCCCTCGTGTACAGCCGCTGGGGTTACGGCGGCTCGGAGGCGGTGTCGCTCCCGCGGCCGCTGACATACATGCACGACGAGGCGGTCACCCTCGCAGAGGTGCTCGAGGTGTGCGCCGTCCCGCGCGCGATCGTGATCGGGCACAGTGACGGTGCGTCGATTGCCATTTTGCACGCGGGGGGAGGACGGGCGGGCGGGCGTGTTCGCGGGTTGATCCTCGAGGCGGCGCACGTCTTTTGCGAGGACCTGTCGGTCCGGAGCATCGCGGCCATCCGCACGGCGTACATGGAGGGCGATCTTCGCGAGCGGCTGCGCAAGCACCACGGCGACCAGGTCGATGGCGCGTTCTGGGGGTGGAATCGGGCGTGGCTCGATCCGGATTTTCGGCATTGGAACATCGAGTCGGCGCTGCCGGGGATCGAGGTGCCCGTTCTGGTGATTCAGGGGGAGGAGGATGTATATGGGAGCATCGCGCAAATCGAGTCGATCGAAGCGCGCTGCCGCGGCCCGGTGACACGGCTGCTGCTGCCGCAGTGCGGGCATGCGCCGCACAAGGATCAGCGGGAGCCCACGTTGAACGCCATGGCGGGGTTCGTGAGCGCGTCGATGGGTTCGTGA
- a CDS encoding pseudouridine synthase, which yields MATYRLQKILAQGGLASRRKAEELISAGRVRVNGRIVTELGAKADPSSDKIEVDGKRVIAEPFVYVVLHKPRGVVSTMSDPEGRPTVRDYLTKVPGRVYSVGRLDFATSGVLLATNDGDFSDVLLHPRKSAPKTYVVKVSGEMQPNDLERWAKGVRLEDGVTRPADLHFLRHEDGKTWFELTIREGRNQQIRRMGEATGFPVMRLARLSFAGITSEGLRPGDFRHLTRDELVALRKEYGVPKRMPTLPAAAASGGRPQRPAAAHDRRRVAKGAGAKGWGDGAERPVRAERGERSVRAERGERSVRGERGERPVRAERGERPVRGERPVRAERGERPVRAERGERPVRGERPVRGERAERPVRAERGERPVRRERSERPARSERGERPRSEGPERSGRGHDGSHVREAIQRVFEKTPRARDRRAIDERGAAPTRGRSAAPSYEDAPRPAPRRGAGRRRS from the coding sequence ATGGCTACCTACCGTCTTCAGAAAATCTTGGCCCAAGGCGGGCTCGCGTCCCGGCGAAAGGCCGAGGAGCTGATTTCGGCGGGTCGGGTGCGCGTCAACGGGCGCATCGTGACCGAGCTGGGCGCCAAAGCCGATCCATCCTCCGACAAGATCGAGGTCGACGGCAAGCGGGTCATCGCCGAACCCTTCGTGTACGTGGTGCTGCACAAGCCGCGCGGGGTGGTCTCCACCATGAGCGATCCCGAGGGCCGCCCCACGGTACGCGATTACCTGACCAAGGTGCCCGGTCGCGTCTATTCGGTGGGCCGGCTGGACTTTGCGACCAGCGGGGTGCTCCTCGCCACCAACGACGGCGATTTCTCCGACGTGCTTCTGCACCCGCGCAAATCGGCCCCCAAGACCTATGTCGTCAAGGTCTCGGGCGAGATGCAGCCGAACGATCTCGAACGATGGGCCAAGGGCGTGCGCCTGGAAGATGGCGTGACCCGTCCCGCCGACCTGCACTTCCTGCGGCACGAGGACGGCAAAACGTGGTTCGAGCTGACCATCCGCGAGGGCCGCAACCAACAAATCCGTCGCATGGGCGAGGCCACGGGTTTTCCGGTGATGCGCTTGGCGCGCTTGTCGTTCGCCGGCATTACCAGCGAGGGGCTCCGCCCCGGTGACTTTCGCCACCTGACGCGCGACGAGCTGGTCGCGCTCCGCAAGGAGTATGGGGTTCCCAAGCGGATGCCGACGTTGCCCGCGGCGGCTGCCTCCGGCGGGCGTCCGCAGCGGCCTGCGGCGGCGCACGATCGGCGTCGGGTTGCAAAAGGCGCGGGGGCCAAGGGGTGGGGGGATGGTGCGGAGCGTCCGGTGCGTGCGGAACGGGGCGAGCGTTCGGTGCGTGCGGAACGGGGCGAGCGTTCGGTGCGCGGGGAACGGGGCGAGCGGCCGGTGCGTGCGGAACGGGGCGAGCGTCCGGTGCGCGGGGAGCGGCCGGTGCGTGCGGAACGGGGCGAGCGTCCGGTGCGTGCGGAACGGGGCGAGCGTCCGGTGCGCGGGGAGCGGCCGGTGCGCGGAGAGCGTGCGGAGCGGCCGGTGCGTGCGGAACGGGGGGAGCGGCCGGTGCGGCGAGAGCGAAGCGAGCGCCCGGCGCGTTCGGAGCGCGGCGAGCGACCGCGGAGCGAGGGGCCGGAGCGCTCGGGGCGAGGGCACGATGGATCGCATGTGCGGGAAGCCATTCAACGCGTCTTCGAAAAGACGCCGCGTGCGCGCGATCGACGCGCCATCGATGAGCGCGGCGCAGCCCCGACACGCGGGCGTTCGGCGGCGCCGTCGTACGAAGATGCGCCGCGTCCCGCCCCCCGTCGTGGTGCGGGCCGCCGCCGCTCCTGA
- a CDS encoding cupin domain-containing protein — MRRVEKPWGYEIIWAEAERYVGKILHINAGQRLSRQYHNRKEETFFIQEGEMDLELGQGADIKTIRMKKHDSYHCLPKTIHRMVAVTEVDVIEVSTPDLDDVVRLEDSYGREGTSKP; from the coding sequence ATGCGTCGCGTGGAAAAACCTTGGGGGTACGAGATCATCTGGGCCGAGGCCGAACGTTATGTGGGCAAAATCTTGCACATCAACGCCGGCCAAAGGCTCTCGCGTCAGTACCACAATCGGAAGGAAGAGACCTTCTTCATCCAAGAGGGCGAAATGGATCTCGAGCTCGGCCAAGGCGCCGACATCAAGACCATCCGGATGAAGAAACACGACAGCTACCACTGTCTGCCAAAAACCATCCATCGCATGGTCGCCGTCACCGAGGTCGACGTCATCGAAGTCTCCACCCCCGATCTCGACGACGTCGTCCGCCTCGAGGACAGCTACGGCCGCGAAGGCACCAGCAAGCCCTAG
- a CDS encoding NAD(P)-dependent alcohol dehydrogenase, giving the protein MKTMIADAGGKGGLRIEERPIPKPGPKQLLVRMRAFSLNYRDVDMLRGAHGALPPSFVPLSDGVGQVVEAGAEVSRFAAGDRVSPTFFPDWISGEANDEVRRRRLALPDDGVLSEYIVVDEHAAVRAPRNLSDVEAATLPCAGVTAWDALFVSGQVRPGDTVVVQGTGGVSLFAVLLAKLAGARVIVTSGQRAKLDRALGLGASHGIDHGAEGWHERVLGLTEGRGADQILDVAGGAGLSRSIAATRIGGTVSLIGYVAGRVAEFDVVVPIVRKTILRPIGVGSRSSFEALVRAVEVNDVHPVVDSVFPFARSHEALARLASGEAFGKVAIVFE; this is encoded by the coding sequence ATGAAAACGATGATTGCAGACGCGGGCGGCAAGGGTGGACTTCGCATCGAGGAGCGTCCCATCCCCAAGCCCGGGCCCAAGCAGCTCTTGGTTCGCATGCGCGCGTTCTCCCTCAACTACCGCGACGTCGATATGCTCCGCGGGGCCCACGGCGCCTTGCCCCCATCCTTCGTTCCGCTCTCCGATGGCGTGGGCCAGGTGGTGGAGGCGGGGGCGGAGGTCTCGCGCTTTGCCGCGGGCGATCGCGTATCACCCACGTTTTTCCCCGATTGGATCAGCGGCGAGGCCAATGACGAGGTGCGGCGGCGCCGGCTGGCGCTGCCGGATGATGGCGTGCTGTCCGAGTACATCGTGGTCGACGAGCACGCGGCGGTCCGCGCGCCGCGCAACCTGTCGGACGTGGAGGCGGCGACCTTGCCGTGCGCGGGGGTGACCGCGTGGGATGCGCTCTTCGTCTCGGGGCAGGTGCGGCCGGGGGACACGGTGGTGGTGCAGGGCACCGGCGGTGTGTCGCTCTTTGCGGTGCTCCTGGCGAAGCTCGCGGGTGCGCGCGTGATCGTGACGTCGGGGCAGCGGGCGAAGCTCGATCGGGCGCTCGGGCTCGGCGCTTCGCACGGGATCGATCACGGGGCGGAGGGGTGGCACGAGCGGGTGCTCGGGCTCACGGAGGGGCGGGGCGCCGATCAAATCCTCGATGTGGCCGGCGGGGCAGGGCTTTCGCGCTCGATCGCGGCCACGCGCATCGGGGGCACCGTGAGCTTGATTGGCTATGTGGCGGGACGGGTGGCCGAGTTCGACGTGGTGGTGCCCATCGTTCGAAAGACGATCCTGCGGCCCATTGGGGTGGGCAGCCGGAGCAGCTTCGAGGCGCTGGTTCGTGCCGTCGAGGTGAACGATGTGCACCCCGTGGTGGACAGCGTCTTTCCGTTTGCGCGGAGCCATGAGGCGCTCGCGCGGCTTGCCAGCGGGGAGGCGTTTGGCAAGGTTGCCATCGTCTTCGAGTGA